One genomic segment of Komagataella phaffii GS115 chromosome 4, complete sequence includes these proteins:
- a CDS encoding Putative high affinity iron transporter involved in transport of intravacuolar stores of iron, with protein sequence MWEDFFSVQIFFIILRETLESAIIVSVLLSFLKQNFGSEDPKTYKSLQFQIWFGALLGMLICLAIGGAMIAIFYFLGNDLWSLAERIWEGVFSIISAVIISIMGLALLRINHLQTKWKSKLGRSFTLKNLDDIIIGDTDVAQLSRVGKIRYKVKLFTERHALALLPFITTMREGLEAVVFIGGIGVSQPFTSFPLAILAGGATGFFVGWIMYRGGNKMQLQYFLILSTAFLYLVASGLMSRGVWFLELERYVQLCDGQDMSEVGSGPGSYDVSNSVWHVNCCNGLTDGGWMLLNALVGWTNSATYGSVISYIAFWLFIVASLKVRLFRERNGYLPFIPFSWQRRRIRKQIGILKRAIATADDQYSEVNSEGRPSLTQQTETTVSGNEIEDGERDTLLS encoded by the coding sequence ATGTGGGAAGACTTTTTCTCTGTACagatatttttcattatATTAAGGGAGACTTTAGAGTCTGCTATTATCGTGTCGGTTTTGCTGTCTTTCCTAAAGCAAAACTTTGGCTCAGAAGACCCTAAGACTTACAAGAGTTTGCAGTTTCAAATATGGTTTGGCGCTTTGCTGGGTATGCTGATTTGCTTGGCCATTGGAGGTGCGATGATTGCTATATTCTACTTCCTTGGTAACGACTTGTGGTCGTTGGCTGAGAGAATCTGGGAAGGTGTATTCAGTATCATCTCTGCCGTGATCATCTCCATCATGGGGTTGGCCTTGTTGAGAATAAATCACCTACAAACCAAGTGGAAGTCCAAGCTGGGAAGAAGTTTCACgttgaagaacttggaTGATATCATCATTGGTGACACCGACGTGGCCCAGTTGAGCAGAGTTGGAAAAATACGCTACAAGGTGAAACTATTCACCGAAAGACATGCACTGGCACTACTTCCTTTCATTACTACGATGCGAGAGGGACTAGAAGCAGTCGTTTTCATTGGCGGTATCGGGGTCAGCCAACCCTTCACATCATTCCCCTTGGCCATTCTGGCCGGTGGAGCAACCGGGTTTTTCGTTGGATGGATCATGTATAGAGGGGGGAACAAGATGCAATTGCAGTATTTCCTCATTTTGTCCACAGCTTTCTTATACTTAGTAGCCTCTGGATTGATGTCCAGAGGAGTGTGGTTCttggagttggaaagaTACGTCCAGTTGTGTGATGGACAGGATATGTCCGAAGTCGGATCAGGACCTGGTTCATATGATGTGAGTAACTCTGTTTGGCATGTCAACTGTTGCAATGGTCTTACCGACGGTGGCTGGATGCTGTTGAACGCACTGGTAGGATGGACTAACTCTGCTACCTACGGTTCTGTCATTAGTTACATTGCATTTTGGCTATTCATTGTGGCATCTCTTAAGGTTAGACTGTTCCGAGAACGTAATGGGTACCTCCCATTCATTCCTTTCTCGTGGCAAAGACGTAGAATTCGCAAACAGATTGGTATCTTGAAACGGGCAATTGCAACTGCAGACGACCAGTATTCGGAGGTAAACAGCGAAGGAAGGCCTTCCTTGACTCAACAGACTGAGACAACTGTGAGTGGGAATGAGATTGAGGATGGAGAGAGGGATACATTACTGAGCTAG
- a CDS encoding Alpha-tubulin yields MREVISINVGQAGCQIGNSSWELYCLEHGIDPTGHLEDEKKGVQDEGFATFFNETGSGKYVPRTLYVDLEPNVVDEVRTGKFKDLFYQEQLITGKEDAANNYARGHYTVGRELLEPVMERLRKMADQCDGLQGFLFTHSFGGGTGSGFGALLLEELSNEFGKKTKLDFAVYPAPQVSSSVVEPYNSVLSTHSTLMHSDCTFMVDNEAIYDMCRKNLDTARPTYDNLNRVVAQVLSSVTASLRFSGSLNVDLSEFQTNLVPYPRIHFPLVSFAPVLSKSKSSHESSNVQEITNACFEPSNQLVKCDPKAGKYMATCLLYRGDVVNRDVQNAVSMLKNKKTIQLVDWCPTGFKIGLCYKPPHYVPDGDLAPATRSVCALSNTTAIAEAWQRIDEKFDLMYKKRAFVHWYVSEGMEEGEFAEAREDLAALENDYAEVALDSSLDQDVEY; encoded by the coding sequence ATGAGAGAAGTCATATCCATTAACGTAGGCCAGGCTGGGTGTCAGATCGGTAACTCCAGTTGGGAACTATATTGTCTAGAGCACGGAATTGACCCTACAGGGCACTTGGAGGATGAGAAAAAGGGAGTACAGGATGAAGGGTTTGCAACGTTCTTCAACGAAACTGGATCAGGAAAGTACGTTCCAAGAACTCTGTACGTCGATCTAGAGCCAAATGTGGTTGACGAAGTCCGTACCGGAAAGTTCAAAGACCTTTTCTACCAAGAACAGTTGATTACGGGGAAAGAGGATGCAGCTAACAACTACGCAAGGGGACATTACACAGTTGGCAGAGAACTCTTGGAACCAGTGATGGAACGTCTAAGAAAAATGGCTGATCAGTGTGATGGCCTCCAAGGCTTTCTGTTCActcattcttttggagGAGGTACCGGATCAGGTTTTGGTGCACTTCTACTCGAAGAGCTTTCAAATGAATTTGGCAAGAAGACTAAGCTTGATTTTGCTGTGTATCCTGCTCCACAGGTCTCTTCCAGTGTAGTAGAACCTTACAACAGTGTTTTGAGCACTCATAGCACACTTATGCACTCTGATTGTACATTCATGGTCGACAACGAGGCCATTTATGATATGTGCCGTAAGAACTTGGATACAGCTCGCCCTACTTATGACAATCTGAACAGGGTTGTAGCACAGGTGTTGTCCTCTGTGACAGCATCATTAAGATTCTCTGGGTCTCTAAACGTTGACTTGAGTGAATTCCAAACCAACTTGGTTCCATACCCACGAATTCACTTCCCTTTGGTATCATTTGCACCAGTGCTATCGAAAAGCAAGTCCAGTCATGAGTCTTCCAATGTACAAGAAATCACAAATGCTTGTTTTGAACCAAGCAATCAGCTTGTTAAATGCGATCCAAAGGCAGGTAAATACATGGCCACATGTCTGCTCTACAGAGGAGATGTTGTTAACAGAGACGTTCAGAATGCAGTATCGATGctcaaaaacaagaaaactATTCAACTTGTCGATTGGTGCCCCACGGGATTCAAAATTGGGTTATGCTATAAGCCTCCTCATTATGTCCCTGATGGAGACCTAGCACCGGCTACCAGGTCGGTCTGTGCCCTCTCCAACACAACTGCTATTGCAGAGGCATGGCAAAGAATCGATGAAAAGTTCGATCTCATGTACAAGAAACGTGCTTTCGTCCATTGGTATGTCAGTGAGGGAATGGAGGAAGGTGAATTTGCAGAGGCAAGAGAAGATCTAGCTGCTCTGGAGAACGATTATGCTGAAGTCGCCCTTGATTCTAGTCTGGATCAAGATGTCGAATACTAA